In Nocardioides sp. WS12, the DNA window GCCGGCGGGGCCGGTCGGTGCACCGATCCGGTCCTTCAGTTCGAGAATGATGCGCTGGGCGCCCTTCTGGCCGATGCCGGGCACCTTGGTCAGCGTCTTGACGTCCTCGGTCGCGATGGCGGTGCGGACGCCGTCGGGCGACAGGACCGCGATGATCGACTGCGCGACCTTCGGCCCGACACCGGAGGCCGTCTGGACGAGCTCGAAGATCGTCTTCTCGTCCTCATCGGCGAAGCCGTAGAGGGTCAGGGAGTCCTCGCGGACGATCATGCTCGTCGGCAGCGTCGCCTGGCGACCGGTGCGCAGCTGGGCGAGGGTGCCCGGGGTGCACATCAACTCGAGGCCGACACCCCCGACCTCGACCACAGCACTGTTCAGCGTCAGGGCGGCAACTTCGCCGCGCACAAAGGCGATCATCGAACTCCTCCTGCGGCGGGGCGGCTCTGTCGAGCACCGGCAGCGGCGACGGCCGCGTCGAGCCGGGCCTGACTACCGCCGCGCCAGATGTGGGTGATGGCCAGCGCGAGGGCGTCGGCAGCATCGGCGGGCTTGGGCATCGCGTCGAGGCGAAGGATCCGGGTGACCATCGCGCCCACCTGTGCCTTGTCGGCACGACCGTTGCCGGACACCGCAGCCTTGACCTCGCTGGGCGTGTGGAGCGCGACCGGGAGACCGCGCCGGGCAGCACAGACCATCGCGATCCCGGCCGCCTGCGCCGTACCCATGATCGTGCTGACATCGGAACGGGCGAAGATCCGTTCGATCGCAACGGCGTCGGGCAGGTGCTCGTCGAGCCAGGCATCCACACCCCGCTCGATCGTGACCAGTCGTTCGGGAACGGCCAGCTGGGACGACGTACGGACCACACCCACGTCGACCAGCGACAGCGGACGGCCCACGGAGCCCTCGACCACGCCCATACCGCAGCGGGTCAGCCCCGGGTCGATCCCGAGCACGCGCACGTCGTCACCTCTCGTCCGAACAAGTGTTCGGACGCAACGTTAACGCGCTCGCACGACAGTTGTCGTGGTGACACGCCCGGTTTCGATCAGGCGTCGATCGCCTCGAGCACGTCGTCCGGGATGTCGGCGTTGGTGAAGACGTTCTGTACGTCGTCGAGGTCGTCGAGCACGTCGACCAACTTGAACACCTTGCCGGCGGCATCGGGGTCCGCGACGGGAATGTCCATCGACGCGACGAACAGCACGTCGGCCGACTCGTAGTCGATGCCTGCGTCCTGGAGCGAGGTGCGTACGGCGACGACGTCGCCCGGCTCGGACTGGATCTCGAAGCTCTCA includes these proteins:
- the ruvA gene encoding Holliday junction branch migration protein RuvA → MIAFVRGEVAALTLNSAVVEVGGVGLELMCTPGTLAQLRTGRQATLPTSMIVREDSLTLYGFADEDEKTIFELVQTASGVGPKVAQSIIAVLSPDGVRTAIATEDVKTLTKVPGIGQKGAQRIILELKDRIGAPTGPAGAGTTTGSAPWRDQVHQGLIGLGYNTRDAEKAVDAVADQAGGDLGPDVGALLRAALRALSKA
- the ruvC gene encoding crossover junction endodeoxyribonuclease RuvC; protein product: MRVLGIDPGLTRCGMGVVEGSVGRPLSLVDVGVVRTSSQLAVPERLVTIERGVDAWLDEHLPDAVAIERIFARSDVSTIMGTAQAAGIAMVCAARRGLPVALHTPSEVKAAVSGNGRADKAQVGAMVTRILRLDAMPKPADAADALALAITHIWRGGSQARLDAAVAAAGARQSRPAAGGVR